The nucleotide sequence AGTTCGTGGACGGCCTGCCGCTGAGCAGCCTCGCCAAGGGGCTGGGGCGCAAGCCGCTGCCGCTGGCGGCCGCCACGTACCTCACCGCGGAGCTGGCCTCCGCGCTGGACTACCTCCACCGCCGCACTGGCCCGGACGGCCAGCCGCTCAACCTGGTGCACCGCGACGTCAACCCGCCCAACGTGCTGGTGTCCCGCTTCGGCGACGTGAAGCTGTCGGACTTCGGCATCGCCCGCGGCGCGGCGCGCGCCCAGCTCACCCTGGCCGGCAGCGTGCGCGGCAAGCTGGGCTACATGGCCCCGGAGCAGTCCATGGGCCGGCCCTTCGACGGGCGCGCGGACCTCTTCGCCCTCGGCCTCACGCTGTACGAGGCCCTCACCGGCCGGCGCGCGCTGCACGCCGCCACCGAGGAGCTGCTGCTGCGCGCCGCGGTGGACCAGCAGGTGGAGCCGCCCTCGCGCCTCAACCCGGAGGTGCCCCCGGCGCTGGACGCGGTGGTGATGCGCCTGCTGGAGAAGGACCCGGCGCACCGCACCGCCACCGGCGCGGAGCTGCGCGCCCAGCTGCTCGCCCTGGAGGGCGTGGCCGCTCCCTTCCCCCACGGGCAGCCGCTGCTGGCCCAGGCGGCGAGAGACGCGCTGGAGCACTCACGCCGGGTGGCGGCGGCCCAGGACGTGGCGGACAACGTGCCGCCCAGCCGCAGAATCACCGCGCGGGCCTGAGGTCCGCCGCCCGGCCCCTGCTGGAGAACCGCTGCGCCCGGGCGCCGTCCGCGCTATCCAGGTGCCGCCGACTTCCCCACCAGGAGCCTCCACCTTGGACGTCGCCGTCCTCACCTACTCCGGCCTGCCCCAGCTCGACAGCTTCGATGCCGCCCTCGTGCCCGCGCTGGGCGAGCTGGGCCTGGACGCACGGCCCGTCATCTGGGACGACCCGGCGGTGGACTGGCGCACGGTGCGCCTGGCCCTGGTCCGCAACACGTGGGACTCGCACCTGCGGCGCGACGCCTTCGTGGCCTGGGCGGGCAAGGTGGACCGCCTCACCCGCCTCCACAACCCGGCGGAGGTGCTGCGGTGGAACACGCACAAGCGCTACCTCCGCGAGCTGGAGGCGAAGGGCGTGCTGGTGACGCCCACCGTCTGGGTGGAGCCGGGCGGCACGCTGGACGTGGGCACGCTGCTGCGAGAGCGCGGCTGGGACGCGGTGGTGCTCAAGCCCGCGGTGTCCGCGGGCGCGCTGAAGACGTACGTCTTCCCCCGCGCGGAGGCGGCGACCGCCACCGCCCGCGTGGCGGAGCTGGCCGCCGAGGGCGACGTCCTGGTGCAGCCCTACCTCACCGCCTTCGAGACGGAGGGCGAGCGCAGCTACATCTTCTTCGACGGAGTCCTCAGCCACGCGGTGCACCGGCCGCCCACGCTGCTGAGCGCGCCGCGCGGCTTCTCCGAGCCGCGCGCCTTCACGCCCGAGGACGCGGCCGAGCTGAAGCTGGCGGAGTCCGTGCTGGAGGCCATGGGCCGGCCCCTGCTCTACGCCCGCGTGGACGTGGCCACGGACAACGAGGGCCGCACACGGCTCCAGGAGGTGGAGGTGACGGAGCCGCGCCTGTTCCTCTCGCTGGACGCGGGGGCACCGGGCCGGCTGGCCCGGGCCATCGCCGCGAAGCTGTGAGGCGCCGAGACGCCCAGGCTCTGGTGACGCGCTACAGCCCGCAGGCCTTCGGGTCCGCGTTGCGGAAGGAGCACAGCAGCTTGGGCAGGCGCTTCTTCCAGAAGGACCAGTCGTGCGCGGCGCCCGGCTCGTTCCAGTGGGCCACGCCGTAGCCGCGGCCCTTCAGCGCCGCCACGAACTGCAGGCTGGACTGGCAGTCGTCGCCGCCGGGCTCGCCGTCGCGGGCGCACCCCGCCGTGGGCGAGCCGTGGTCCACGTAGAAGCGCAGCGGTAGCACCGGGTCCTGCCCCGCGCGCACCACCATCGCGTTGCCGTCGTCGCGGTCCACCTCCCCGTCATGCGGCCAGAAGAGGGAGCCGGATTGGCAGCCCACGAAGCCGAACCTGTCGGGCATCTGGAAGCCCGCGTACACGGAGATGAGGCCGCCCAGCGACGCGCCAGCGATGCCGGTGTTCTCGGGCCCGCGCAGCACGCGGAAGGCGCCCTCCACGCGGGGCATCAGGTCATCGCGCAGGAAGGCCAGGTACCCGTCCCCTTGCGGGGCGGGCCAGCTCGGGTCCCTCGCGGGCGGGAAGGAGTACTGCGCCAGGCGCACGTTCTGGTTGGGCAGCGCCACGAAGACGAGCACCGCCGAGTCCTGCGGCTCCAACGCGTAGTGGCCGTCCGCCGCCTGCGCGAAGGACTCGCGGGTGAGGCTCTCGTTGCCGTCGTGGAAGTACATCACCGGCAGCGCCGGGCACGCCGGCCCGTCGTACGCCGCCGGGGTGTAGACGAAGACGTCGCGCCGGTCGCCCAGGGTGGTGGCGGGCACGCCGTACCACGCGGTGAGCCGGCCCTTCGTCGCGTCCTGCAGGCCCGGGTAGATGAGCGAGTTGAACTGCCCCACGTCATTCAGGTTGAGGCCATCCCACTCCACATGGCGCGCGGCCGGGTCCGAGAAGTAGTTGCCGGCCTTCACCAGCTTGTACGGCTGC is from Pyxidicoccus trucidator and encodes:
- a CDS encoding ATP-grasp domain-containing protein, with translation MDVAVLTYSGLPQLDSFDAALVPALGELGLDARPVIWDDPAVDWRTVRLALVRNTWDSHLRRDAFVAWAGKVDRLTRLHNPAEVLRWNTHKRYLRELEAKGVLVTPTVWVEPGGTLDVGTLLRERGWDAVVLKPAVSAGALKTYVFPRAEAATATARVAELAAEGDVLVQPYLTAFETEGERSYIFFDGVLSHAVHRPPTLLSAPRGFSEPRAFTPEDAAELKLAESVLEAMGRPLLYARVDVATDNEGRTRLQEVEVTEPRLFLSLDAGAPGRLARAIAAKL
- a CDS encoding alpha/beta hydrolase; translation: MRRLSAVVLCAVLWAACEYSSGFDYPKPLPFTQTFPDGGTADAGSQEPWACQRDTVVHGAPMSLLVELQLEMSRATTPEGRIAAIDRFVAAVTEQGGTPLVSDATAVRPRVAFFMRGEAGRDTFVAGAFNEWSATATPLVQVRDTDLYVAEVDVPRTGPQPYKLVKAGNYFSDPAARHVEWDGLNLNDVGQFNSLIYPGLQDATKGRLTAWYGVPATTLGDRRDVFVYTPAAYDGPACPALPVMYFHDGNESLTRESFAQAADGHYALEPQDSAVLVFVALPNQNVRLAQYSFPPARDPSWPAPQGDGYLAFLRDDLMPRVEGAFRVLRGPENTGIAGASLGGLISVYAGFQMPDRFGFVGCQSGSLFWPHDGEVDRDDGNAMVVRAGQDPVLPLRFYVDHGSPTAGCARDGEPGGDDCQSSLQFVAALKGRGYGVAHWNEPGAAHDWSFWKKRLPKLLCSFRNADPKACGL